In Aegilops tauschii subsp. strangulata cultivar AL8/78 chromosome 3, Aet v6.0, whole genome shotgun sequence, one genomic interval encodes:
- the LOC109752114 gene encoding uncharacterized protein: MWLFPDSAVAEHIMAVPNRTCFFLLPISSEAVFPSSLPLPLRKVLTYISTAGRASASPPTPSIVPPPNPLRRLRARSSSSRPCCLRPVRDFGHWGVFSNFSSTIIMSLACLVCHGMSSPSQSFRSYSVSSSEEENRCGAAVACLSRKILAAGPANRVGTSKVTPVMATAQGIEGAPRLQRSRAVSRDLVRDWNFDEIVIGN; this comes from the exons ATGTGGCTGTTCCCTGATTCTGCGGTGGCAGAACATATAATGGCTGTTCCCAACCGGACCTGTTTCTTTTTGTTGCCAATTTCCTCCGAGGCCGTCTTCCCCTCctctcttccccttcctctcCGGAAGGTCCTGACCTACATCTCTACCGCCGGCCGTGCCTCCGCGTCACCGCCGACGCCCTCGATCGTCCCCCCTCCCAACCCCCTCCGCCGTCTCCGTGCCCGTTCCTCCTCGTCGCGTCCCTGCTGTCTCCGCCCCGTCCGCGATTTCGGGCATTGGGGGGTTTTCAG TAATTTCAGCTCTACCATAATCATGAGTCTAGCTTGTCTCGTATGCCATGGCATGAGCAGCCCttcacagtctttcagaagctaTTCAGTCTCAAGCTCAGAGGAGGAAAACAGGTGTGGAGCTGCTGTTGCCTGCCTATCGCGGAAAATTTTGGCCGCAGGACCTGCTAACCGTGTGGGAACCTCAAAGGTGACACCTGTAATGGCCACTGCACAAGGCATCGAGGGTGCTCCTCGCCTTCAACGGAGCCGTGCTGTTTCAAGGGATCTTGTCAGGGACTGGAACTTCGACGAGATCGTTATTGGGAACTAG